In Caretta caretta isolate rCarCar2 chromosome 18, rCarCar1.hap1, whole genome shotgun sequence, a single genomic region encodes these proteins:
- the LOC125624259 gene encoding uncharacterized protein LOC125624259 isoform X2 — protein MEPLDNRDPLFPPPNETADLPLPNLTPRHQELIPTPCGPIKPWSELSSPVKIYFCVTILSLLSVIGLTTETLFRQTHEDFTISLIQLIGVVFCVYYVTRGILQENRQELIVFVLSILLVMFRSIVNFTLVSAQQKPNVLARFILILLVGSFDVICAIILIQSQSMMAFRVGGALESLQSQYFMLNLCFSMLTFDLQAQILKELKPLVWIFLSQNIPEVANLIYLLYMVLSDWGQGTSYALEAAVFIGSCISVAIKSVLFWALLHVYRSFGQGLRERMFSSYGRIDS, from the exons ATGGAGCCGCTAGACAACAG GGATCCTCTTTTTCCTCCACCTAATGAGACTGCAGATCTTCCACTGCCAAATTTAACACCAAGGCATCAAGAACTTATTCCTACTCCCTGTGGCCCT ATAAAACCTTGGTCAGAATTATCCTCTCCTGTCAAGATCTACTTCTGTGTAACTATCCTCTCTCTGTTGAGCGTAATAGGACTAACCACAGAGACCCTCTTTCGACAGACTCATGAAGATTTCACCATTTCTCTTATACAGTTAATTGGAGTTG TGTTCTGCGTCTACTATGTAACCAGAGGGATCCTGCAGGAGAATCGCCAAGAGCTCATTGTCTTCGTTCTCTCCATCTTGCTGGTGATGTTTCGATCCATTGTCAACTTCACACTTGTCTCTGCTCAACAAAAGCCAAATGTCCTG GCCCGCTTTATTCTGATCCTCTTGGTTGGATCCTTTGACGTGATCTGCGCCATCATCCTCATTCAGAGTCAAAGCATGATGGCCTTCCGAGTGGGCGGGGCTCTGGAAAGCCTCCAGTCTCAGTATTTTATGCTGAATCTCTGTTTTTCCATGTTGACCTTTGATCTTCAGGCGCAG ATTTTAAAAGAGTTAAAACCTCTGGTCTGGATTTTTCTGAGTCAGAACATACCAGAAGTGGCTAATCTCATCTACCTGCTCTACATG GTTTTAAGTGACTGGGGCCAGGGAACGTCCTACGCCCTGGAAGCTGCCGTCTTCATTGGCTCCTGCATCTCCGTGGCAATAAAATCTGTTCTGTTCTGGGCACTGCTCCATGTCTATCGCAGCTTTGGGCAGGGGCTGAGAGAGAGAA TGTTTTCTTCCTATGGAAGGATTGACTCCTGA
- the LOC125624259 gene encoding uncharacterized protein LOC125624259 isoform X1 → MEPLDNRDPLFPPPNETADLPLPNLTPRHQELIPTPCGPIKPWSELSSPVKIYFCVTILSLLSVIGLTTETLFRQTHEDFTISLIQLIGVVFCVYYVTRGILQENRQELIVFVLSILLVMFRSIVNFTLVSAQQKPNVLARFILILLVGSFDVICAIILIQSQSMMAFRVGGALESLQSQYFMLNLCFSMLTFDLQAQLCLCALLLRSLHVITLLHSIILAIGVFWACLKVTVGIIAILKELKPLVWIFLSQNIPEVANLIYLLYMVLSDWGQGTSYALEAAVFIGSCISVAIKSVLFWALLHVYRSFGQGLRERMFSSYGRIDS, encoded by the exons ATGGAGCCGCTAGACAACAG GGATCCTCTTTTTCCTCCACCTAATGAGACTGCAGATCTTCCACTGCCAAATTTAACACCAAGGCATCAAGAACTTATTCCTACTCCCTGTGGCCCT ATAAAACCTTGGTCAGAATTATCCTCTCCTGTCAAGATCTACTTCTGTGTAACTATCCTCTCTCTGTTGAGCGTAATAGGACTAACCACAGAGACCCTCTTTCGACAGACTCATGAAGATTTCACCATTTCTCTTATACAGTTAATTGGAGTTG TGTTCTGCGTCTACTATGTAACCAGAGGGATCCTGCAGGAGAATCGCCAAGAGCTCATTGTCTTCGTTCTCTCCATCTTGCTGGTGATGTTTCGATCCATTGTCAACTTCACACTTGTCTCTGCTCAACAAAAGCCAAATGTCCTG GCCCGCTTTATTCTGATCCTCTTGGTTGGATCCTTTGACGTGATCTGCGCCATCATCCTCATTCAGAGTCAAAGCATGATGGCCTTCCGAGTGGGCGGGGCTCTGGAAAGCCTCCAGTCTCAGTATTTTATGCTGAATCTCTGTTTTTCCATGTTGACCTTTGATCTTCAGGCGCAG CTCTGCCTTTGTGCTCTGCTGCTAAGGAGTCTGCATGTAATCACCCTCTTGCATAGCATCATCCTAGCAATTGGCGTCTTCTGGGCTTGCCTGAAAGTAACAGTTGGCATCATCGCA ATTTTAAAAGAGTTAAAACCTCTGGTCTGGATTTTTCTGAGTCAGAACATACCAGAAGTGGCTAATCTCATCTACCTGCTCTACATG GTTTTAAGTGACTGGGGCCAGGGAACGTCCTACGCCCTGGAAGCTGCCGTCTTCATTGGCTCCTGCATCTCCGTGGCAATAAAATCTGTTCTGTTCTGGGCACTGCTCCATGTCTATCGCAGCTTTGGGCAGGGGCTGAGAGAGAGAA TGTTTTCTTCCTATGGAAGGATTGACTCCTGA